A genomic segment from Streptomyces sp. NBC_00459 encodes:
- a CDS encoding amidase encodes MTTFDERTIVHAFRDDSLGEHDAVGLAEAIRRGEVSPAEAARDAVERVRAVDVRLGAVQTHVDSPAYAAGTGGAFAGVPTFVKDNTDYRGLPTGHGSTAFRPRPARRHAPFAEQLLSSGVTVLGKTRLPEFGFNATTEYDGAEPVRNPWNTGYSAGGSSGGSAALVAAGAVPIAHANDGGGSIRIPAACCGLVGLKPTRGRVVGSDLGRRLPIDIVSDGIVSRSVRDTAAFLAAAETYRGSSVLPPLGLVEGPSERRLRIGFLLDSPNGAHTDAATRTAVTETVATLERLGHTVEPVEFDMDPNFTGDFLTYWGLLAFLLGATGRTLGADFDRRRMDGLSRGLREDYLRSWRRTPGVLRRLKRTKEAHAASFRQLDLVLSPVLAHTTPPIGHLSPNVPYAKLIERLLAYVAFTPLDNIVGTPSISLPAASATTDGLPIGVMFSARPGGERNLLELAFELEADRPFRRIQDR; translated from the coding sequence GTGACGACTTTCGATGAACGGACCATCGTGCACGCTTTCCGGGACGACTCCCTGGGAGAGCACGACGCCGTCGGTCTCGCCGAGGCGATCCGGCGGGGTGAGGTGTCCCCCGCCGAGGCCGCCCGGGACGCCGTGGAGCGGGTGCGGGCGGTCGACGTGCGGCTGGGCGCGGTCCAGACGCACGTCGACAGCCCGGCGTACGCCGCCGGAACGGGAGGTGCCTTCGCCGGGGTGCCGACCTTCGTCAAGGACAACACCGACTACCGGGGGCTGCCCACGGGGCACGGCAGCACCGCCTTCCGGCCCAGGCCGGCGCGGCGCCACGCACCGTTCGCCGAGCAGCTCCTGAGCAGCGGTGTCACGGTGCTGGGCAAGACCCGGCTGCCCGAGTTCGGGTTCAACGCGACCACCGAGTACGACGGTGCGGAGCCGGTGCGCAACCCATGGAACACGGGCTACTCGGCGGGCGGTTCGTCGGGCGGCAGCGCGGCGCTGGTCGCCGCCGGAGCCGTGCCGATCGCACACGCCAACGACGGCGGTGGCTCGATCCGTATCCCGGCGGCCTGCTGCGGACTCGTCGGCCTCAAGCCGACCCGTGGCCGCGTCGTGGGCAGTGACCTGGGCCGCCGGCTGCCGATCGACATCGTCTCCGACGGAATCGTGAGCCGTTCCGTGCGGGACACCGCCGCGTTCCTCGCCGCCGCGGAGACATACCGGGGGAGTTCCGTGCTGCCGCCCCTCGGTCTGGTCGAAGGACCCTCGGAGCGACGGTTGCGCATCGGGTTCCTGCTGGACTCACCGAACGGAGCCCACACCGACGCGGCGACCCGGACGGCGGTCACGGAGACGGTGGCCACACTCGAACGGCTCGGACACACCGTGGAACCGGTGGAGTTCGACATGGACCCGAACTTCACCGGCGACTTCCTCACGTACTGGGGACTGCTGGCCTTCCTCCTCGGTGCCACGGGCCGGACCCTCGGCGCGGACTTCGACCGGCGCCGCATGGACGGCCTCAGCCGGGGGCTGCGCGAGGACTATCTGCGGAGCTGGCGGCGGACTCCCGGCGTGCTGCGACGGCTGAAGCGCACCAAGGAGGCGCACGCGGCGTCCTTCCGGCAACTCGATCTCGTGCTGTCGCCGGTACTGGCCCACACCACGCCACCGATCGGCCATCTCAGTCCGAACGTTCCCTACGCGAAGCTGATCGAACGGCTCCTCGCGTACGTGGCGTTCACCCCGCTCGACAACATCGTCGGCACTCCGTCGATCTCCCTGCCCGCCGCGAGCGCGACGACGGACGGGCTGCCCATCGGCGTCATGTTCTCCGCGCGCCCCGGAGGTGAACGGAACCTGCTGGAGCTCGCCTTCGAACTGGAGGCGGACCGGCCCTTCCGGCGCATCCAGGACCGGTGA
- a CDS encoding amino acid permease, translated as MTAPSTTEADEPELTPTAPTEATPRRTFGLAAATALVMGNIIGGGIFVLPATVAPYGSISLLAFLVLSIGAVLLALLFGKLARRSPVTGGLYVYPRDAFGPFAGFLSAWSYWTMTWVSIAALAVAVVGYVDVLIPLNDSHALGALVAILALWLPAAANFAGTRWVGGVQIVSTILKFVPLLVVATVGLFFIDTDNFGAFNASGDSVPGALAASAALLLYSFLGVESAAVSAGEVKDPERNVGRASVLGTLGSALVYILGTVAVFGLVPHDKLVDSGAPFADAVNAITGGSWGGTAIALVAVASIVGCLNGWILLAAQMPYAAARDGLFPAPFAKVGKGGVPGFGVWACAILGTVLIAFNYTAGPDTTFRVLVLITTFTGCVPYLLSAAAQLYWLARGSRDRVRPAGLVRDLIVAALSFAFSFWLIAGAGYAAVYQGVLFLFAGIPVYVWMRGRRSAEEGDVTENAAEAVA; from the coding sequence ATGACTGCTCCAAGCACCACCGAGGCCGACGAGCCGGAGCTGACTCCGACCGCGCCGACCGAGGCCACGCCCCGCCGGACCTTCGGCCTGGCCGCCGCCACCGCGCTCGTGATGGGCAACATCATCGGCGGCGGCATCTTCGTCCTGCCCGCCACGGTCGCCCCGTACGGCTCGATCAGCCTGCTCGCCTTCCTGGTCCTGTCGATCGGCGCGGTACTGCTCGCCCTGCTCTTCGGCAAGCTGGCCCGCCGCAGCCCGGTCACCGGCGGCCTCTACGTGTACCCGCGCGACGCCTTCGGCCCCTTCGCGGGCTTTCTGTCGGCGTGGTCGTACTGGACGATGACCTGGGTCAGCATCGCCGCCCTGGCGGTGGCGGTGGTGGGCTACGTCGACGTACTGATCCCTCTGAACGACAGTCACGCCCTGGGAGCGCTGGTCGCGATCCTGGCCCTCTGGCTGCCGGCCGCCGCGAACTTCGCGGGCACCCGGTGGGTCGGCGGCGTCCAGATCGTCTCGACGATCCTCAAGTTCGTGCCGCTGCTGGTGGTCGCCACGGTCGGCCTGTTCTTCATCGACACGGACAACTTCGGCGCGTTCAACGCGTCGGGCGACAGCGTGCCCGGCGCCCTGGCCGCCTCGGCCGCGCTGCTCCTGTACAGCTTCCTGGGCGTCGAGTCGGCGGCGGTCAGCGCGGGCGAGGTGAAGGATCCCGAGCGCAACGTCGGCCGCGCGAGCGTCCTGGGCACACTCGGCTCGGCCCTCGTCTACATCCTCGGCACGGTCGCCGTCTTCGGCCTGGTCCCGCACGACAAGCTGGTCGACTCCGGTGCTCCCTTCGCCGACGCGGTGAACGCGATCACCGGCGGCAGCTGGGGCGGCACGGCCATCGCGCTGGTGGCCGTCGCGTCGATCGTCGGCTGCCTCAACGGCTGGATCCTGCTCGCCGCGCAGATGCCGTACGCGGCGGCCCGCGACGGTCTCTTCCCGGCACCGTTCGCGAAGGTCGGCAAGGGTGGGGTGCCCGGCTTCGGCGTCTGGGCCTGCGCGATCCTCGGCACCGTCCTCATCGCCTTCAACTACACGGCGGGCCCGGACACCACGTTCCGTGTCCTGGTCCTGATCACGACGTTCACGGGCTGCGTCCCGTACCTTCTCTCGGCGGCGGCCCAGCTGTACTGGCTGGCCAGGGGCTCACGCGACCGCGTCCGCCCGGCGGGCCTGGTCCGCGACCTGATCGTCGCCGCTCTGTCGTTCGCGTTCTCGTTCTGGCTGATCGCGGGGGCGGGGTATGCGGCGGTGTACCAGGGGGTGCTGTTCCTGTTCGCGGGGATCCCGGTGTACGTGTGGATGCGGGGGCGCCGGTCGGCGGAGGAGGGCGACGTGACGGAGAACGCGGCGGAGGCTGTGGCCTAG
- a CDS encoding carbohydrate ABC transporter permease, translated as MAAPALLLFGLFGLVPLAGVVVLGLTRWDGLGSIGWAGFANWSAVLADGATWQALGLTVKVMAVSWLVQTPIALALGVFQAPRGRLRALFAVLFFLPLLLSAVAIGLTWQALLDPSFGIGATPGLHWLAEPLLGSPDLALYTVIFVIAWQFVPFHALLYQAGIRQIPTALYEAAALDGAGPVTRFLHITVPQLKYTMVTSSTLMLVGSLTYFDLVFVLSGGTGGPGTATRVLPLAMYITGFQAHDMGRASAVATLLVVFGLGLSLLMTRLSGFTRMDSQQEGM; from the coding sequence ATGGCCGCCCCCGCCCTGCTGCTGTTCGGGCTGTTCGGGCTGGTCCCCCTCGCGGGAGTCGTGGTGCTCGGCCTCACCCGATGGGACGGCCTGGGCTCCATCGGCTGGGCCGGCTTCGCCAACTGGAGCGCTGTGCTGGCCGACGGCGCCACCTGGCAGGCGCTGGGTCTCACCGTCAAGGTGATGGCCGTGAGCTGGCTGGTCCAGACGCCGATCGCGCTCGCCCTAGGCGTCTTCCAGGCACCGAGGGGGAGGTTGCGGGCCCTGTTCGCCGTGCTGTTCTTCCTGCCGCTGCTCCTGTCGGCGGTGGCGATCGGACTGACCTGGCAGGCGCTCCTCGACCCGTCCTTCGGCATCGGCGCCACCCCCGGCCTGCACTGGCTGGCCGAGCCGCTGCTGGGCTCGCCCGACCTGGCCCTGTACACGGTGATCTTCGTGATCGCCTGGCAGTTCGTGCCGTTCCACGCCCTGCTCTACCAAGCCGGGATACGGCAGATCCCCACCGCCCTCTACGAGGCCGCCGCCCTCGACGGCGCCGGGCCGGTGACCCGCTTCCTGCACATCACCGTGCCGCAGCTGAAGTACACGATGGTCACCTCCAGCACCCTCATGCTCGTCGGCTCCCTGACCTACTTCGACCTGGTCTTCGTCCTGTCGGGCGGGACCGGCGGCCCCGGCACCGCCACCCGAGTCCTTCCCCTCGCCATGTACATCACCGGATTCCAGGCCCACGACATGGGCCGCGCCAGCGCCGTCGCCACCCTTCTGGTGGTCTTCGGCCTCGGCCTGTCGCTGCTGATGACCCGCCTGTCCGGCTTCACCCGGATGGACAGCCAGCAGGAGGGCATGTGA
- the mmuM gene encoding homocysteine S-methyltransferase, giving the protein MTSETSEAARSSADASFSAALASGAPLVLDGGMSNQLGSAGHDLSDELWSARLLVEQPEAIVDAHLAYYEAGADVAITSSYQATFEGFAKRGIGPERAAELLGLSVELAREAARRAKTERPLWVAASVGPYGAMLADGSEYRGRYGLSVAELERFHRPRVEVLAAAGPDVLALETVPDADEAEALLRAVRGLGVPVWLSFSVAGERTRAGQPLAEAFALAGAADEVVAVGVNCCVPEDVDGAVELAARVTGKPVVVYPNSGEVWDADARAWTGSSTFAAGQVTGWRDAGARLIGGCCRVGPQAITSIADTLR; this is encoded by the coding sequence ATGACCAGCGAGACCAGTGAAGCCGCCCGCTCCTCCGCCGACGCCTCCTTCTCCGCCGCCCTGGCCTCGGGCGCGCCCCTCGTCCTCGACGGTGGCATGTCCAACCAGTTGGGGTCGGCCGGGCACGATCTGAGCGACGAGCTGTGGTCGGCGCGGTTGCTCGTCGAGCAGCCCGAGGCGATCGTCGACGCGCACCTCGCCTACTACGAGGCGGGCGCGGACGTCGCGATCACCTCCAGCTACCAGGCCACCTTCGAGGGCTTCGCCAAGCGCGGCATCGGCCCCGAGCGGGCCGCCGAGCTGCTCGGGCTGAGCGTGGAGCTGGCCCGCGAGGCGGCGCGCCGCGCGAAGACGGAGCGTCCCTTGTGGGTGGCGGCGTCCGTGGGGCCGTACGGGGCGATGCTCGCGGACGGCTCCGAGTACCGGGGGCGGTACGGGCTGAGCGTGGCGGAGCTGGAGCGTTTCCACCGGCCGCGGGTGGAGGTGCTGGCCGCCGCCGGGCCCGATGTGCTGGCCCTGGAGACGGTTCCGGATGCCGACGAGGCCGAGGCCCTGCTGCGCGCGGTGCGCGGGCTCGGGGTGCCGGTCTGGCTGTCGTTCAGCGTGGCCGGGGAGCGGACGCGGGCCGGGCAGCCGTTGGCGGAGGCGTTCGCCCTGGCCGGTGCGGCGGACGAGGTCGTCGCCGTCGGCGTGAACTGCTGTGTGCCCGAGGATGTGGACGGCGCCGTGGAACTGGCGGCCCGGGTGACCGGCAAGCCGGTCGTGGTCTATCCGAACAGCGGCGAGGTCTGGGACGCCGACGCCCGCGCCTGGACCGGCAGTTCGACCTTCGCGGCCGGTCAGGTGACGGGCTGGCGCGACGCGGGGGCGCGGCTGATCGGCGGGTGCTGCCGGGTGGGGCCGCAGGCGATCACGTCGATCGCCGACACATTGCGGTGA
- a CDS encoding carbohydrate ABC transporter permease, giving the protein MSTTVTKARHSRTVTGPERAGDRPTPPTRPGTHRRRAAAFGAVRRALTGGTTLLWAAIVVVPVYWLVVTSLRTRADFTADSPLALPGHPTLDNYRTVLAGDFTTYLLNSVFVTVATVVLTMAFALMAAFAIVRGAGSRLSRVSFRLYLLGLAIPLQAVIIPVYLLIIRMRLYDSLLAIVLPSAAFALPITVMILVSFLRDVPRSLFEAMIVDGAGDWRMLWSLAAPLARPALMTVAVYDGLQVWNGFLFPLILTQSGDRAVLPLALTLYRGQFGIDVPATMAAVVLSTLPMFALFVLARRQLVAGLTAGFSK; this is encoded by the coding sequence GTGAGCACCACCGTGACCAAGGCCCGCCACTCCCGTACGGTCACCGGCCCCGAGCGCGCCGGCGATCGGCCGACGCCACCCACGCGGCCCGGCACCCACCGACGCCGCGCAGCGGCCTTCGGCGCCGTGCGCCGCGCCCTCACCGGCGGCACCACACTCCTGTGGGCCGCGATCGTCGTCGTACCCGTGTACTGGCTGGTGGTGACCAGTCTGCGCACCCGCGCCGACTTCACCGCCGACAGCCCACTCGCCCTGCCCGGCCACCCGACGCTCGACAACTACCGGACCGTCCTCGCCGGCGACTTCACGACCTACCTGCTCAACAGCGTGTTCGTGACCGTCGCCACGGTCGTCCTGACCATGGCCTTCGCCCTCATGGCCGCCTTCGCGATCGTCCGGGGCGCCGGCAGCCGGCTCTCCCGGGTGTCCTTCCGGCTGTACCTGCTGGGCCTGGCGATCCCTCTCCAGGCGGTGATCATCCCGGTCTATCTGCTGATCATCAGGATGCGGCTGTACGACAGTCTGCTCGCGATCGTCCTGCCCTCGGCCGCCTTCGCGCTGCCGATCACGGTGATGATCCTGGTCAGCTTCCTGCGTGACGTGCCCCGTTCGCTCTTCGAGGCGATGATCGTCGACGGGGCCGGTGACTGGCGCATGCTCTGGTCGCTCGCCGCGCCCCTGGCCCGCCCGGCCCTGATGACGGTCGCCGTCTACGACGGTCTGCAGGTCTGGAACGGCTTCCTGTTCCCGCTCATCCTCACCCAGAGCGGTGACAGGGCCGTACTCCCGCTGGCACTGACCCTCTACCGGGGCCAGTTCGGCATCGACGTACCGGCCACGATGGCCGCGGTGGTGCTCTCCACGCTGCCGATGTTCGCGCTGTTCGTCCTCGCCCGACGCCAGCTCGTCGCCGGTCTCACCGCCGGCTTCTCCAAGTAA
- a CDS encoding fumarate reductase/succinate dehydrogenase flavoprotein subunit, translated as MARTESPVDRTEIPSLDDADELTCDVLVIGGGTAGTMAALTAAEHGANVLLLEKAHVRHSGALAMGMDGVNNAVVPGRAEPDDYVAEITRANDGIVNQATVRQTATRGFSMVQRLESYGVKFEKDEHGEYAVRQVHRSGSYVLPMPEGKDVKKVLYRQLRRREMRERIRIENRVMPVRVLTAGGRAVGAAGFDTRTGRFVTVRAGAVILATGACGRLGLPASGYLYGTYENPTNAGDGYAMAYHAGAELSGIECFQINPLIKDYNGPACAYVANPFGGYQVNRHGERFVDSDYWSGQMMAEFAAEVASERGPVYLKLSHLPEESVAALEDILHSTERPTRGTFHANRGHDYRTHDIEMHISEIGLCGGHSASGVWVDEHARTTVPGLYAAGDLACVPHNYMIGAFVFGDLAGADAATEHRAYEGELPPDQLREAHELIYRPLRNPDGPPQPQVEYKLRRFVNDYVAPPKSGARLSLAVEAFERMRDEIAGMGGQTPHELMRCAEVDFIRDCAELAARSSLARTESRWGLYHERTDIPQRDDTDWLVHLNVRKAADGSMEFLTRPVAPYLVPVEGFEPTGGDVSVLGEVHPEQVATAGPREVAPVGSGTVRTRTVLPTASAPSPRILELLALAEDQPGLPELRPYLTDPDPAVRRTAVATLTETAPDGTGPALATALGDPDAGVRESAAGSLRELVEVLPPEEALRDALIEALALDDPGREGVRAAALDVLRALRLGSAELYARTLADPDLGVRIQTVRALVSVDAVPELARAAADTSREVRVAAAHGLGTVGTPDDLKPLLADTDALVRAAALTALATTGCPPPLDTAATAALTDPAWQVRSGAATALGAAAPDLAVPALTEALSDAFADVRKAAVRALRRHDGRPGVADALASVAGDADADVRAYARL; from the coding sequence ATGGCCCGCACCGAGTCCCCCGTGGACCGCACCGAGATCCCGTCCCTCGACGACGCCGACGAGCTGACCTGCGACGTCCTGGTCATCGGCGGCGGCACCGCCGGCACGATGGCCGCGCTGACCGCCGCCGAGCACGGCGCGAACGTCCTGCTCCTGGAGAAGGCCCACGTCCGCCACTCCGGCGCCCTCGCCATGGGCATGGACGGCGTCAACAACGCCGTCGTCCCCGGCCGGGCCGAACCCGACGACTACGTCGCCGAGATCACCCGCGCCAACGACGGCATCGTCAACCAGGCCACCGTCCGCCAGACCGCCACCCGCGGCTTCTCGATGGTGCAGCGCCTGGAGTCCTACGGCGTGAAGTTCGAGAAGGACGAGCACGGCGAGTACGCGGTCCGCCAGGTCCACCGCTCCGGCTCCTACGTGCTCCCGATGCCCGAGGGCAAGGACGTCAAGAAGGTCCTCTACCGGCAGCTGCGCCGCCGCGAGATGCGCGAGCGGATCCGCATCGAGAACCGCGTGATGCCGGTACGGGTCCTCACCGCCGGCGGCCGGGCGGTCGGCGCCGCCGGTTTCGACACCCGCACCGGACGGTTCGTCACCGTACGGGCCGGCGCGGTGATCCTCGCGACCGGCGCCTGCGGACGCCTCGGCCTGCCCGCCTCCGGCTACCTCTACGGCACGTACGAGAACCCCACCAACGCGGGCGACGGCTACGCGATGGCGTACCACGCGGGCGCCGAACTCAGCGGCATCGAGTGCTTCCAGATCAACCCCCTGATCAAGGACTACAACGGCCCGGCCTGCGCCTACGTCGCCAACCCCTTCGGCGGCTACCAGGTCAACCGGCACGGCGAACGCTTCGTCGACTCCGACTACTGGTCGGGCCAGATGATGGCCGAGTTCGCGGCGGAGGTGGCGAGCGAGAGGGGTCCGGTGTACCTGAAGCTCAGCCATCTCCCCGAGGAGTCCGTAGCCGCCCTCGAAGACATCCTGCACTCCACGGAACGGCCGACCCGCGGCACCTTCCACGCCAACCGCGGCCACGACTACCGCACCCACGACATCGAGATGCACATCTCCGAAATCGGCCTGTGCGGTGGCCACTCGGCGTCCGGAGTCTGGGTCGACGAGCACGCCCGCACCACCGTCCCCGGCCTGTACGCGGCCGGCGACCTGGCCTGCGTACCGCACAACTACATGATCGGCGCCTTCGTCTTCGGCGACCTCGCGGGCGCCGACGCGGCCACCGAACACCGCGCCTACGAGGGCGAGTTGCCCCCCGATCAGCTCCGCGAAGCGCACGAGCTGATCTACCGCCCGCTGCGCAATCCCGACGGCCCCCCGCAGCCGCAGGTCGAGTACAAACTCCGCCGCTTCGTCAACGACTACGTCGCCCCGCCCAAGAGCGGCGCCCGACTCTCCCTGGCCGTCGAGGCGTTCGAGCGGATGCGCGACGAGATCGCCGGCATGGGAGGCCAGACCCCGCACGAGTTGATGCGCTGCGCCGAGGTCGACTTCATCCGTGACTGCGCGGAGTTGGCCGCCCGGTCGTCACTGGCCCGTACGGAGAGCCGCTGGGGCCTCTACCACGAGCGCACGGACATCCCGCAGCGTGACGACACGGACTGGCTGGTGCACCTCAACGTCCGTAAGGCGGCGGACGGTTCGATGGAGTTCCTGACCCGGCCGGTGGCGCCCTACCTCGTCCCGGTCGAGGGCTTCGAACCGACGGGCGGCGACGTGAGCGTCCTCGGCGAGGTCCACCCCGAGCAGGTGGCCACCGCAGGCCCGCGCGAGGTGGCCCCGGTCGGCTCCGGCACGGTCAGGACCCGCACGGTCCTGCCCACGGCGAGCGCCCCCTCCCCGCGCATCCTCGAACTCCTCGCCCTGGCCGAGGACCAGCCCGGTCTGCCGGAACTGCGCCCCTATCTCACCGACCCCGACCCGGCCGTACGCCGGACCGCCGTCGCCACGCTCACCGAGACCGCCCCCGACGGCACCGGCCCTGCCCTGGCCACCGCGCTCGGCGACCCGGACGCGGGCGTACGGGAGTCGGCGGCCGGCTCCCTGCGGGAACTGGTCGAGGTGCTGCCGCCCGAGGAGGCGCTGCGCGACGCCCTGATCGAGGCGCTGGCCCTCGACGACCCCGGCAGGGAGGGCGTGCGGGCCGCCGCGCTCGACGTCCTGCGCGCCCTGCGCCTGGGCTCCGCCGAGCTGTACGCCCGCACCCTCGCCGATCCCGATCTCGGGGTGCGTATCCAGACGGTCCGGGCCCTGGTGTCGGTGGACGCGGTTCCGGAACTGGCCCGCGCCGCCGCCGACACCTCACGCGAGGTTCGGGTCGCCGCCGCCCACGGACTGGGCACCGTCGGCACCCCGGACGACCTCAAGCCCCTTCTCGCCGACACCGACGCCCTGGTCAGGGCCGCCGCGCTCACCGCCCTCGCGACCACCGGCTGCCCACCGCCCCTGGACACGGCGGCGACCGCCGCGCTGACCGACCCCGCCTGGCAGGTCCGTTCGGGCGCGGCGACGGCCCTGGGCGCGGCGGCACCGGACCTGGCGGTTCCCGCCCTGACCGAGGCACTGTCCGACGCGTTCGCCGACGTACGCAAGGCCGCCGTCCGAGCGCTGCGCCGCCACGACGGCCGGCCGGGGGTCGCCGACGCCCTCGCCTCGGTGGCGGGGGACGCGGACGCGGACGTGAGGGCCTACGCCCGGCTGTAG
- a CDS encoding ABC transporter substrate-binding protein has translation MRRIPVDGNLTSPRIRRVIASAVTLTAAIGLAACGTSGPSTTSSAKGLTMWALSDQTILKDSVDAYNKDHPETKITLQLFANDDYKQKLRVAFGADQAPDIFFSWGGGALDDYVKAGKVDALPAADTDRFTPSVMQSATFGDKVYGVPANGLAPVVLYYNKKVLADAGVEPPKTYDDLLAAVKKLKAKDVVPLSLAANSKWPTLMYLEYLLDREGGSQVFTDIASGDASKWKDASVTKANQRLQDLAKAGAFGDNASSVSYDQGASTALLYTGKAGMTLMGTWEYANIAKAAPDFLKDGDLGYTAFPSLPGGAGEADSIVGNPSNFLSLNSSTKNKDAALTYFKDYVLNDSQVDAYLGAGSVPPVKGLESKLAAVKSSTDKEWLTFVYDLVQNAPGFQLSWDQALPSDQADPLLTNTDKSFLREISPAEFGENMSRAGS, from the coding sequence ATGCGGAGAATCCCGGTCGACGGAAATCTCACGAGTCCGAGAATTCGACGTGTCATCGCGTCCGCGGTCACGCTCACGGCTGCCATCGGCCTTGCCGCCTGCGGGACTTCGGGGCCGTCCACCACCTCGTCCGCGAAAGGCCTGACGATGTGGGCGCTCAGCGACCAGACGATCCTCAAGGACTCTGTCGACGCCTACAACAAGGACCACCCGGAAACGAAGATCACCCTTCAGCTCTTCGCCAACGACGACTACAAGCAGAAGCTGCGCGTCGCCTTCGGGGCCGACCAGGCCCCGGACATCTTCTTCAGCTGGGGCGGCGGCGCCCTTGACGACTACGTCAAGGCCGGCAAGGTCGACGCGCTGCCGGCGGCGGACACGGACCGGTTCACGCCGAGCGTGATGCAGAGCGCCACCTTCGGCGACAAGGTCTACGGCGTGCCCGCCAACGGCCTCGCCCCGGTCGTCCTCTACTACAACAAGAAGGTGCTCGCCGACGCGGGCGTCGAGCCGCCGAAGACGTACGACGACCTGCTGGCGGCCGTGAAGAAGCTGAAGGCGAAGGACGTCGTGCCGCTGTCCCTCGCCGCGAACTCGAAGTGGCCGACGCTGATGTACCTGGAGTACCTGCTCGACCGCGAGGGCGGCTCCCAGGTGTTCACGGACATCGCCTCCGGTGACGCCTCGAAGTGGAAGGACGCGTCGGTCACCAAGGCCAACCAGCGCCTCCAGGACCTGGCGAAGGCCGGCGCCTTCGGGGACAACGCCTCCTCCGTCAGTTACGACCAGGGAGCGTCCACCGCCCTGCTCTACACGGGCAAGGCGGGGATGACACTGATGGGCACCTGGGAGTACGCCAACATCGCCAAGGCCGCGCCGGACTTCCTTAAGGACGGTGACCTCGGCTACACCGCGTTCCCGTCGCTGCCCGGCGGCGCCGGCGAGGCGGACAGCATCGTGGGCAACCCCTCGAACTTCCTGTCGCTGAACTCGTCGACGAAGAACAAGGACGCCGCGCTGACCTACTTCAAGGACTACGTCCTGAACGACTCCCAGGTCGACGCCTACCTCGGGGCGGGCAGTGTGCCACCGGTCAAGGGGCTGGAGTCGAAGCTGGCGGCGGTGAAGTCGTCCACCGACAAGGAATGGCTGACCTTCGTCTACGACCTGGTGCAGAACGCGCCGGGCTTCCAGCTCTCCTGGGACCAGGCCCTGCCGTCCGACCAGGCCGACCCGCTGCTGACCAACACCGACAAGTCGTTCCTGCGCGAGATCTCGCCCGCCGAGTTCGGCGAAAACATGAGCAGGGCGGGGTCGTGA